From one Gracilinanus agilis isolate LMUSP501 chromosome 5, AgileGrace, whole genome shotgun sequence genomic stretch:
- the LOC123250510 gene encoding keratin, type II cytoskeletal 1-like gives MSRLSIQRSQSGSYSSGSAILPGRGRRVAGSSSVVRFGSSSRGRGAGSSSQSLINLGGKKSILSSVAGGGLGQGSLGYGGYTVGGFGSGRFGGGFGAGGFGGLGGGPFGPNACPGGIHEVVTNQSLLEPLNVKIDPEVQQVKTQEREQLKVLNNQFATFIDKVRFLEQQNQVLQTKWDLLQQLNVSTRPTNLDPVFETYISLLRGQVDNLKSQKNQQDLELKTTQDSVEDFKKKYETEINARTNAENDFVVLKKDVDSAYMVKVDLSTRTNSVQQEIDFLTVLYETELAQVQKTVSDTNVILSMDNNRTLNLDGILDEIRSQYDDIIQKGKTEADALYQAKYEELQVTAGKHGDDVKVLKAEISELNRVIQRLRAEIDRVKKQSAAVQESILEAEQKGEKTVKDAQNKLAHLEDALHQAREYLTRLLRDYQELLTVKLALDVEIATYRKLLEGEESRISGEVSSTVSYSVVTSSISSSGAASTSLGFGGKSSGDGSSRSSSGVDYSSGTRSGSTRATFGSAGTSSGSGAQESGSRKTQGYSSGQGSQEGSYTRVKF, from the exons ATGAGCAGGCTCTCTATCCAGAgatcccaaagtgggagctacagCAGTGGTTCTGCCATTTTGCCTGGCAGGGGCCGGAGAGTGGCTGGAAGCTCCTCTGTTGTGAGATTCGGAAGCTCTTCTAGAGGCAGAGGGGCTGGCTCCAGCAGTCAGAGCCTCATCAACCTCGGGGGGAAAAAGAGCATCCTTTCCAGTGTGGCAGGTGGAGGCCTTGGCCAAGGAAGCCTGGGATATGGAGGCTACACAGTAGGAGGCTTTGGAAGTGGACGTTTTGGTGGTGGTTTTGGAGCAGGTGGCTTTGGTGGTCTGGGTGGTGGGCCCTTTGGCCCCAATGCCTGCCCTGGTGGGATCCACGAAGTGGTCACCAACCAGAGCTTGTTGGAGCCTCTGAATGTGAAGATAGACCCTGAGGTCCAACAGGTCAAGACCCAGGAGCGGGAGCAGCTCAAGGTCCTTAATAACCAGTTTGCTACCTTCATCGATAAG GTGAGGTTCctggagcagcagaaccaggTGCTGCAGACCAAGTGGGATCTACTTCAGCAGCTGAATGTCAGCACCCGCCCAACCAATCTGGACCCAGTCTTTGAAACCTACATCAGCCTCTTGCGGGGACAGGTGGACAATCTCAAGTCCCAGAAGAACCAACAAGACTTGGAACTGAAGACCACTCAGGACTCAGTGGAAGACTTCAAGAAGAA GTATGAAACAGAAATCAACGCCCGTACAAATGCTGAGAATGACTTTGTGGTGCTCAAGAAG GATGTGGATTCTGCCTACATGGTTAAAGTTGATCTCAGCACCAGAACCAACAGCGTGCAGCAAGAAATCGATTTCCTCACAGTCTTGTATGAGACG GAACTGGCCCAAGTGCAGAAAACTGTCAGTGACACCAATGTGATCCTTTCCATGGATAACAATCGCACCCTGAACCTGGATGGCATCCTGGATGAGATCAGGAGTCAGTATGATGACATTATCCAGAAGGGAAAGACGGAAGCTGACGCCTTGTACCAGGCCAAG TACGAAGAGCTTCAGGTTACTGCAGGAAAACATGGTGATGATGTCAAGGTACTCAAGGCCGAGATCAGCGAGCTGAACCGAGTCATTCAGAGACTACGGGCAGAAATCGACCGGGTCAAGAAACAG AGTGCTGCTGTGCAGGAGTCCATCCTGGAGGCTGAGCAGAAGGGTGAGAAAACAGTCAAAGATGCCCAGAACAAACTGGCCCATCTGGAGGATGCCCTGCACCAGGCCAGGGAATATCTCACTCGATTGCTTCGGGACTACCAGGAGCTGTTGACTGTCAAGTTGGCCCTGGATGTGGAGATTGCTACCTACAGGAAGCTgctggagggagaagagagcag gaTCTCTGGAGAGGTCTCCAGCACTGTGAGCTACT CTGTGGTTACCAGCAGCATCTCATCAAGTGGGGCAGCATCAACAAGCCTTGGTTTTGGGGGCAAGAGTTCTGGAGATGGAAGCAGCAGATCCAGCTCTGGAGTTGACTATAGCTCTGGCACCAGATCTGGCTCTACTCGTGCTACTTTTGGATCTGCAGGCACAAGCTCTGGATCTGGAGCCCAGGAATCTGGCTCTAGGAAGACCCAGGGCTACAGCTCAgggcagggaagccaggaaggcTCTTATACCCGAGTGAAGTTCTAA